A single window of Syntrophus aciditrophicus SB DNA harbors:
- the rlmB gene encoding 23S rRNA (guanosine(2251)-2'-O)-methyltransferase RlmB has translation MEVIYGVNPLREALISGGEGVTRIVVARGRSESSISEIRTLAKQRGIPVEIRERSFLDDLAGHASHQGVLGVCTAYRYQDLDAVIANRHPSCPYDLVLILDGILDPHNLGALIRSAHCFGANGIILPERRAASVTGTVIKTSAGAARHIPIARVANLARALDELKTKGFWIFGADARADQSVSDPDYQGAVGLVMGGESKGLRPLIRKKCDDLISIPMLGKIDSLNVSVSGGIILHEIRRKNCPLSFTT, from the coding sequence ATGGAGGTGATTTACGGCGTCAATCCTTTAAGAGAAGCGCTGATCAGCGGTGGAGAAGGAGTGACGAGAATTGTAGTCGCCCGGGGCCGGAGTGAGTCGTCGATCAGCGAGATTCGGACCCTGGCGAAGCAGCGGGGGATTCCTGTGGAGATCCGGGAGCGGTCGTTTCTGGACGACCTGGCCGGTCATGCCTCTCACCAGGGTGTCCTTGGTGTCTGCACGGCTTATCGCTACCAGGATCTGGATGCCGTGATTGCCAACCGTCATCCCTCCTGTCCTTACGATCTGGTGCTTATTCTGGATGGAATTCTGGATCCTCATAACCTGGGGGCGCTCATCCGGAGCGCTCACTGCTTCGGAGCCAACGGCATTATTCTGCCCGAGCGCCGTGCGGCTTCCGTGACAGGAACCGTCATCAAAACATCCGCCGGCGCCGCCCGTCATATTCCCATAGCCCGGGTTGCCAATCTTGCCCGTGCCCTTGACGAACTGAAAACAAAAGGGTTCTGGATTTTCGGCGCTGATGCGCGTGCAGATCAGTCTGTATCCGACCCTGATTACCAAGGCGCCGTGGGTCTGGTCATGGGGGGGGAAAGCAAAGGCCTGAGGCCGCTGATCCGGAAGAAATGCGACGATTTGATCTCCATTCCCATGCTGGGTAAAATCGATTCGCTGAACGTCTCTGTATCTGGAGGGATCATTCTCCATGAGATCCGGAGAAAAAACTGTCCGTTATCATTCACGACCTGA
- a CDS encoding type II secretion system F family protein — MPEFLWEATTRRGEVKKGEMKVADEAALRTLLRRQGLKSITIRKKPKDLLEYLPFLKQKVKEKQIVVFARIFSTMINSGLPLIQCLDLLAQQETNKTFAKAITAIKEDIEGGSSLTDALKKYPEIFDELFVNLIAAGESGGILDVILGRLSTYMEKAMKLKRKVKGALTYPISVLVISIGVVTLLLLKVIPVFQKLFADMGGALPAPTQFLVNASAFMQNYFVYMVAGVIAAFFAFKQFYRTEKGTVLVDSMLLKMPVFGPLLKKVAVAKFTRTLSTMMSSGVPILDGLAIVSKTSGNRIVEEALMNTRRSISEGKTIAEPLEASGLFPPMVVQMIAVGEHTGALDAMLAKIADFYDDEVDAAVSAMTALLEPFMMVFLGGVVGGMIIAMYLPIFQMASVVGG, encoded by the coding sequence ATGCCGGAGTTCCTGTGGGAAGCAACCACCCGGAGGGGTGAAGTCAAAAAGGGGGAAATGAAGGTTGCGGATGAAGCCGCTTTACGAACGCTGCTTCGCCGGCAGGGTTTAAAATCGATCACGATCAGGAAAAAACCCAAGGATCTCCTCGAATATCTACCCTTCCTCAAACAGAAGGTCAAAGAGAAGCAGATCGTCGTCTTCGCCCGAATCTTTTCGACGATGATCAATTCCGGCCTCCCGTTGATTCAGTGTCTCGATCTCCTGGCCCAGCAGGAAACCAACAAAACCTTTGCCAAGGCCATCACGGCCATAAAAGAAGATATTGAAGGCGGTTCATCTTTGACCGATGCCTTGAAAAAGTATCCGGAAATTTTCGATGAACTGTTTGTAAATCTTATTGCGGCGGGGGAGAGTGGCGGCATTCTGGACGTCATCCTGGGACGTCTTTCCACGTACATGGAAAAAGCCATGAAACTCAAACGCAAGGTAAAGGGAGCCCTGACCTACCCGATCAGCGTTCTGGTGATTTCCATCGGTGTGGTGACTCTGCTGCTGTTGAAGGTCATTCCCGTATTCCAGAAGCTGTTTGCCGACATGGGAGGGGCGTTGCCGGCGCCGACTCAGTTTCTGGTCAATGCCAGCGCGTTCATGCAGAACTATTTTGTCTATATGGTTGCCGGCGTCATTGCCGCTTTCTTTGCGTTCAAACAATTTTACCGCACCGAAAAGGGAACTGTTCTGGTGGACAGTATGCTGCTGAAAATGCCTGTCTTCGGTCCGCTCCTTAAAAAGGTAGCAGTAGCCAAATTTACCCGAACCCTTTCCACGATGATGAGCAGTGGTGTCCCGATCCTCGATGGTCTTGCCATTGTGAGCAAGACATCAGGAAACAGGATTGTGGAAGAGGCTCTGATGAATACCAGACGGAGCATCAGTGAAGGAAAAACAATCGCGGAACCGCTTGAAGCATCGGGACTTTTTCCTCCCATGGTCGTTCAGATGATTGCCGTGGGCGAACATACCGGCGCCCTGGATGCCATGCTGGCTAAAATAGCGGATTTTTATGATGATGAAGTGGATGCCGCGGTAAGCGCCATGACCGCTCTGCTGGAACCTTTCATGATGGTGTTTCTGGGAGGCGTTGTCGGCGGAATGATTATTGCGATGTACCTGCCAATCTTCCAGATGGCTTCCGTGGTGGGGGGATAA
- a CDS encoding DUF1178 family protein, whose translation MIIYDLKCENGHKFEGWFRDRKAFEEQKAQRLIACPVCGSSNSELLPSFPRIMSREGENASGKDAREISPLKLLHKIQKYVSKNFEDVGERFAETALNIHHGKEDPRNIKGTTTQQEEDVLKEEGIPFFKIPLPKLDS comes from the coding sequence TTGATTATTTATGATCTGAAATGTGAAAATGGGCATAAGTTCGAAGGATGGTTCAGGGACAGAAAGGCCTTTGAAGAACAGAAGGCGCAGAGGTTGATTGCCTGTCCCGTCTGTGGAAGTTCAAACTCGGAGTTATTGCCTTCTTTTCCGAGGATCATGAGCCGGGAGGGAGAAAATGCCTCAGGAAAGGATGCCAGAGAAATCAGTCCCCTGAAACTCCTGCATAAAATTCAGAAATACGTCAGCAAGAATTTTGAAGACGTCGGTGAGCGGTTTGCGGAAACCGCGCTGAATATCCATCATGGCAAAGAAGATCCGAGAAATATTAAAGGGACTACAACACAGCAGGAGGAGGACGTCTTGAAAGAAGAAGGTATACCGTTTTTTAAAATTCCCCTCCCCAAGTTGGACAGTTAA
- the cysS gene encoding cysteine--tRNA ligase — MQKLYGNILEAIGNTPLVEIRRLNPNPNVKIYAKLESFNPGGSIKDRTALYMINEAERRGELTKDKIILEATSGNTGIGLALIAAAKGYRVCFAMAESASDERKKILKALGAELHFTPASLGTDGAIETVYSMMRENPDRYFVPDQFNNPDNILAHYHGTAEEIWQQTGGRVTMAIATMGTTGTVMGIARRLKEYNPEVRIVGVEPYLQHKIQGLKNMKESYRPGIYDKRCLDEKVNILDEDAYEMARRLAREEGILAGMSSGAAMHVAAQKAKEMKEGVIVVIFPDSGERYLSTELFMDKEESTIRFYNVLSRSKNFFRPVNPDKVLMHSCGPTTHEVPHIGSYRRFVVSDLIRRYLEFRGYEVKHVLNIIDLADRSIRGAEREGMDLGVYTARCEEVFLNDINKLNIKKDESYPRASENFDSMVKLVEKLVDKGFAYEKLRSVYFDISKLRDYGCLSNIDLVRVQHGRRIDLDDYEKDSPVDFTLLKRSTLSELKRGVFFKTRWGNVRPSWHLECAAIAQHYLADTFDIHASGSDIVFPHCENVMAIGKAATGKRIANYWINTELVMVGGKKMSRSLNNALTLEDLEKKGYSGREVRFFLVSSHYRKPLNFSFGALDTAKNTVLKLNGFIQRLIRLKAGEGDPDLEQKLYDLRQGFTAAMDDDLNISGALAVLFDFVKKVSSSLAQGVLTVEQRDQVLEALKKIDDVLGVMKFEEEQISEEALQLMKRREALRQEGRWAQADEIRQRLLDMGVVVADTPEGMVWRLK; from the coding sequence ATGCAGAAACTTTATGGGAACATTCTTGAAGCGATTGGAAATACGCCGCTTGTTGAGATTCGCAGGTTGAACCCGAACCCGAACGTAAAAATCTATGCCAAGCTGGAAAGTTTCAATCCCGGGGGGTCCATCAAGGACCGGACCGCCCTTTATATGATCAATGAGGCAGAACGGCGCGGGGAACTCACCAAAGATAAAATCATCCTGGAAGCAACCAGCGGCAATACCGGCATTGGTCTGGCCCTCATTGCGGCGGCAAAGGGTTATCGCGTCTGCTTTGCAATGGCGGAGTCGGCGAGTGACGAGAGGAAAAAAATACTGAAGGCCCTGGGGGCGGAATTGCATTTTACTCCAGCCAGCCTGGGCACCGATGGTGCGATAGAAACAGTATACAGCATGATGCGGGAAAACCCGGACCGTTATTTCGTCCCTGATCAGTTTAACAATCCCGATAATATTCTGGCCCATTATCACGGGACGGCCGAGGAAATCTGGCAGCAGACCGGGGGCCGTGTCACCATGGCGATTGCCACAATGGGGACAACGGGAACCGTCATGGGGATTGCCAGGCGGTTGAAGGAGTATAATCCGGAAGTACGGATTGTCGGGGTGGAACCTTATCTGCAGCACAAGATTCAGGGTCTGAAAAATATGAAGGAATCCTACCGTCCCGGAATCTACGACAAACGCTGCCTTGATGAAAAAGTCAATATTCTTGATGAGGATGCCTATGAGATGGCCAGAAGGCTGGCCAGAGAAGAAGGAATCCTGGCTGGAATGAGCTCCGGAGCGGCCATGCACGTGGCGGCACAAAAGGCAAAAGAAATGAAAGAGGGCGTGATCGTGGTTATTTTTCCGGACAGCGGCGAACGCTATCTCAGTACAGAGCTCTTCATGGATAAGGAAGAATCGACCATACGATTCTACAATGTCCTGTCCCGGAGCAAAAACTTCTTCCGGCCTGTTAATCCGGATAAGGTGCTGATGCATTCCTGCGGTCCCACGACCCACGAAGTTCCGCACATCGGCAGTTACCGCCGGTTTGTGGTGTCCGACTTGATCCGGCGTTATCTGGAATTCCGGGGATATGAAGTGAAACATGTTCTCAATATCATCGATCTGGCTGACCGGTCCATTCGAGGCGCCGAGCGGGAAGGGATGGATCTGGGTGTATACACTGCTCGCTGCGAAGAGGTATTCCTTAATGATATCAATAAATTGAATATAAAAAAGGATGAAAGCTATCCACGGGCCAGTGAGAATTTTGACAGCATGGTGAAGCTGGTGGAAAAGCTGGTTGACAAGGGATTTGCCTATGAAAAATTGAGATCCGTCTATTTTGATATATCCAAGCTGAGAGATTATGGATGCCTTTCCAATATTGACCTGGTCAGGGTGCAGCATGGCAGAAGGATCGATCTGGACGATTATGAAAAAGACAGCCCCGTGGATTTCACACTCCTTAAACGATCCACCCTGAGTGAACTGAAACGGGGGGTATTCTTCAAGACCCGCTGGGGCAACGTCAGGCCGAGTTGGCACTTGGAATGCGCTGCCATCGCCCAGCACTATCTGGCGGATACCTTTGACATTCACGCGAGCGGTTCCGATATTGTATTCCCTCACTGTGAAAATGTCATGGCAATCGGCAAGGCAGCCACGGGGAAAAGGATTGCAAATTACTGGATCAACACGGAACTGGTCATGGTCGGCGGGAAAAAGATGTCCCGCTCGCTCAACAACGCTCTGACCCTTGAGGATTTGGAAAAGAAGGGTTATTCCGGCAGGGAAGTCCGGTTCTTCCTGGTCAGCTCGCACTATCGGAAGCCGCTGAATTTTTCCTTCGGCGCCCTGGATACGGCCAAGAATACGGTTTTGAAATTAAATGGGTTCATCCAGCGTCTGATCCGGTTAAAGGCCGGGGAGGGCGATCCCGATCTTGAACAGAAGCTGTACGATCTTCGCCAGGGTTTCACAGCGGCCATGGATGATGATCTGAACATTTCCGGGGCTTTGGCCGTTCTGTTCGACTTTGTCAAAAAAGTCAGCAGCTCACTTGCTCAAGGCGTTCTGACCGTGGAGCAGCGGGATCAGGTTCTGGAGGCCTTGAAAAAAATCGATGACGTGCTTGGCGTGATGAAGTTCGAGGAGGAACAAATCAGTGAAGAGGCCCTGCAGCTAATGAAAAGGAGAGAAGCCTTGCGTCAGGAAGGCCGGTGGGCGCAGGCGGATGAAATTCGCCAGAGGCTTCTGGACATGGGCGTTGTTGTGGCCGATACACCGGAAGGCATGGTTTGGCGCCTGAAATGA
- the amrB gene encoding AmmeMemoRadiSam system protein B, with amino-acid sequence MDDRLIKRSLIAGSWYPGSPRVLSRDIMDYFDNVPGKTVQGRILGLVAPHAGYMYSGQVAAHAYKEIKGQTYDVVFVIGPSHRAFFRGVSLFKEGGYETPLGIVDVHEDMAARLLEQDPRIAFLPDVHLQEHSVEIQLPFLQVALGEFSFVPLIMGDQDYETCRVLADAIVNCCGNKQVLIVGSSDLSHYHGYEQAVRMDSRILEHLRKMDECGLIRDLSSGTGEACGGGPAAVTMMVARQLGADKAAVLKYANSGDVTGDRSGVVGYAAAVFYEGES; translated from the coding sequence ATGGACGATAGGCTTATCAAAAGATCCCTGATCGCGGGTTCATGGTATCCAGGAAGTCCTCGAGTCCTGAGCAGGGACATTATGGATTACTTCGACAATGTGCCCGGCAAGACTGTTCAGGGGCGGATTCTGGGGCTCGTCGCTCCCCATGCGGGATACATGTATTCCGGTCAGGTTGCAGCACACGCCTATAAAGAAATAAAAGGACAGACTTACGATGTTGTCTTCGTTATCGGACCCAGTCATAGGGCATTCTTTCGGGGGGTGTCCCTGTTCAAGGAGGGGGGATACGAAACCCCTCTGGGCATCGTCGATGTCCATGAGGACATGGCTGCCCGGCTTCTGGAGCAGGATCCTCGAATTGCCTTTCTGCCGGATGTCCATCTACAGGAACACTCCGTTGAAATACAGCTCCCCTTTCTGCAGGTCGCTCTCGGTGAGTTCAGCTTTGTTCCCCTGATCATGGGCGATCAGGATTATGAGACGTGCAGGGTTCTGGCCGATGCGATTGTCAACTGCTGTGGAAATAAACAAGTTTTAATTGTAGGGAGTTCGGATTTGTCTCATTATCATGGCTATGAGCAGGCCGTTAGAATGGATTCACGAATCCTCGAACATCTCCGTAAAATGGACGAGTGCGGCTTGATCAGAGATTTGAGCAGTGGAACCGGTGAGGCCTGCGGCGGCGGCCCGGCTGCCGTGACCATGATGGTGGCCAGGCAACTGGGTGCGGATAAGGCGGCTGTTCTGAAATACGCCAATTCCGGTGATGTGACCGGAGACAGGAGTGGAGTAGTCGGCTATGCAGCAGCGGTCTTTTATGAAGGGGAATCTTGA
- the amrA gene encoding AmmeMemoRadiSam system protein A, whose translation MSLSPEDKKALLSIVRSTIEKSLKAGTEPCDLTGKDEIPSALKEKRGAFVTLKKRGQLRGCIGYIQAFKPLEQAVRDMALAAAFEDPRFIPLSPDELPEISIEISVLTPLTKIRSLDEIEVGKHGLYIVQGPYSGLLLPQVAMEYGWDCLTFLEQTCYKAGLPHDAWQDENTAIFIFSAEIIEENGDVGK comes from the coding sequence ATGAGTTTATCACCAGAGGATAAAAAGGCATTGCTGAGTATCGTTCGATCAACGATCGAGAAGAGCCTTAAGGCTGGAACAGAACCCTGTGATCTGACAGGGAAGGATGAGATTCCCTCCGCGCTCAAGGAGAAAAGGGGTGCTTTTGTAACTCTGAAAAAACGAGGCCAGTTGCGTGGTTGCATCGGTTATATACAAGCCTTCAAACCTCTTGAACAAGCCGTGAGGGATATGGCCCTGGCCGCTGCCTTCGAGGATCCGAGGTTTATTCCGTTGAGCCCCGATGAACTGCCCGAAATTTCTATCGAGATATCCGTTTTAACGCCCTTAACGAAAATAAGAAGTCTCGATGAAATTGAAGTCGGTAAACACGGATTGTATATTGTGCAGGGACCTTATTCTGGATTGCTGCTGCCTCAAGTGGCTATGGAATATGGTTGGGACTGCTTGACTTTTCTGGAGCAGACCTGTTATAAGGCCGGGCTTCCTCATGATGCGTGGCAGGATGAAAATACAGCCATCTTTATTTTCTCTGCCGAGATTATTGAAGAAAATGGGGATGTTGGAAAATAA
- the rpmG gene encoding 50S ribosomal protein L33 → MRNIIILACTECKQKNYTTTKNKRTMQGRFEIKKYCRFCRSHKLHRETK, encoded by the coding sequence ATGCGTAATATCATTATCTTGGCATGTACAGAGTGCAAGCAGAAAAACTACACGACAACGAAAAATAAGCGGACGATGCAGGGTCGGTTTGAGATCAAGAAATACTGTCGGTTCTGCCGGTCACATAAGCTCCACAGGGAGACTAAGTAG
- the secE gene encoding preprotein translocase subunit SecE: MKDIIIRLKGYTQTVSQFLKGAKTELKKVTWPTPKQTLASTSVVIVVVIIVSTFLGIVDFGLAKTIKLVLG; encoded by the coding sequence ATGAAAGACATAATCATAAGGCTCAAGGGCTATACCCAAACGGTAAGCCAGTTTCTGAAAGGAGCAAAGACGGAGCTTAAAAAAGTGACATGGCCGACGCCTAAGCAGACTTTGGCTTCTACCTCTGTGGTCATTGTCGTTGTCATCATTGTTTCCACTTTCCTCGGCATTGTAGATTTCGGTCTTGCCAAGACAATTAAGCTGGTTTTGGGTTAG
- the nusG gene encoding transcription termination/antitermination protein NusG produces MAFKWYVVHTYSGFESKVKQSLQERIEAAGMQARFSDILIPEEDVVELVSGEKKTSKRKFFPGYILVKMELDDDTWHLVKDTPKVTGFIGSREKPSPIPDKDVELLKTRIDEGTLKPKPKFKFEVGDHVTIIDGPFTNFDGVIDEVKAEKGKLRVIVSIFGRPTPVELDFIQVVQS; encoded by the coding sequence ATGGCTTTCAAGTGGTATGTGGTACATACGTATTCCGGATTCGAAAGCAAGGTGAAGCAGTCTCTTCAGGAGAGGATCGAAGCGGCAGGTATGCAGGCTCGTTTTTCCGATATCCTGATTCCTGAGGAAGATGTTGTTGAGCTTGTGTCCGGTGAGAAAAAAACTTCAAAGCGCAAGTTCTTTCCTGGCTATATTCTTGTGAAGATGGAACTGGACGACGATACATGGCATCTTGTGAAGGATACCCCGAAGGTGACAGGGTTTATCGGGAGCAGGGAAAAACCGTCGCCCATCCCGGATAAAGATGTGGAGCTTCTCAAGACAAGAATCGATGAAGGCACCTTGAAACCCAAACCTAAGTTCAAATTTGAGGTGGGCGATCATGTAACCATTATCGACGGTCCGTTTACGAATTTCGATGGGGTCATCGATGAGGTCAAGGCCGAGAAAGGAAAATTGAGGGTTATCGTCAGCATTTTCGGTCGACCGACCCCGGTTGAGTTGGATTTCATTCAGGTTGTTCAGAGCTGA
- the rplK gene encoding 50S ribosomal protein L11 codes for MAKKVIANIKLQIKAGKATPSPPIGPALGQHGVNIMEFCKAYNALTQSQEGMVIPVVITVYADRSFSFVTKTPPAAVLLKQAAKIAKGAGDPKRDKVGTVSAAQVREIADLKYKDLNAVNIEGAIKIIEGTARSMGIEISG; via the coding sequence ATGGCCAAAAAAGTCATAGCAAATATCAAGCTTCAAATTAAAGCAGGAAAAGCGACGCCGTCGCCGCCCATAGGACCAGCTCTGGGCCAGCATGGTGTTAATATCATGGAATTCTGCAAGGCATACAACGCTCTCACGCAGAGCCAGGAAGGGATGGTTATCCCTGTGGTCATCACCGTCTATGCGGATCGTTCTTTTTCCTTTGTTACAAAGACGCCGCCGGCTGCGGTATTGCTCAAGCAAGCGGCGAAGATTGCCAAAGGCGCTGGCGATCCGAAGCGGGATAAGGTGGGGACGGTGTCGGCAGCTCAGGTGAGGGAGATTGCGGATTTGAAGTATAAAGATTTGAATGCCGTAAACATTGAAGGGGCGATAAAGATCATTGAAGGGACGGCAAGATCTATGGGGATTGAAATATCCGGTTAG
- the rplA gene encoding 50S ribosomal protein L1 yields MSRRGKVYLNARGKVEAGRRYTLSEALALVTDTARAKFDETVEAAVRLGVNPAHADQMVRGSVVLPNGLGKTVRVLVFAKGEKEKEALDAGADYAGSDEFIEKIKSGWLEFDRVIATPDMMGNVGKLGKILGPRGLMPNPKVGTVTFDVATAVKEVKAGKVEFRVEKAGIVHSPVGKVSFGPDRLMENIQALIEMIIKLKPATSKGTYIKGIALSSTMGPGVRVDPLDLRNL; encoded by the coding sequence ATGTCACGAAGGGGAAAAGTATATTTAAATGCGAGGGGAAAGGTGGAGGCTGGCCGCCGCTATACGCTTTCCGAGGCGTTGGCGCTCGTAACGGATACCGCAAGAGCAAAATTTGATGAAACGGTTGAGGCGGCTGTTCGTCTGGGTGTGAACCCGGCTCACGCGGATCAGATGGTGAGAGGAAGTGTTGTGTTGCCTAACGGTTTGGGAAAAACCGTGCGAGTACTTGTGTTTGCAAAGGGCGAAAAAGAGAAAGAGGCGCTCGATGCGGGAGCAGATTACGCCGGCTCGGATGAATTCATTGAAAAGATCAAGTCGGGTTGGCTGGAGTTTGATCGTGTGATTGCGACACCGGATATGATGGGAAATGTCGGTAAGCTGGGTAAAATTCTCGGTCCCCGGGGGTTGATGCCCAATCCGAAAGTGGGAACAGTCACCTTTGATGTTGCAACAGCGGTTAAGGAAGTGAAAGCCGGCAAGGTGGAGTTTCGGGTTGAGAAGGCGGGAATCGTCCACAGTCCCGTTGGGAAAGTGTCCTTTGGTCCTGATAGATTGATGGAAAATATTCAAGCTCTCATTGAAATGATTATCAAGTTAAAACCTGCCACCAGTAAAGGGACTTATATAAAAGGAATAGCCCTTTCCTCTACAATGGGACCCGGCGTAAGGGTAGATCCACTGGATTTACGAAATCTCTAA
- the rplJ gene encoding 50S ribosomal protein L10, which produces MDRRTKEQVAVELHEKVKSFKLAVLANFSGMGVAKMTTLRNDLRKSNAELKVVKNTLLRIASRDTSLEALQDDFKGPLALILGYGDPVEPSKILSDFAKKNAELELKIGMLSDKVITVEQLSALAELPSREILLAKLLSVMVGVQTQLVNVLSAVPRGLVQVLDGYRAKKEESN; this is translated from the coding sequence TTGGATCGGAGAACGAAAGAGCAGGTTGCCGTTGAACTTCACGAAAAAGTAAAGTCATTCAAATTGGCTGTCCTGGCGAACTTCAGCGGAATGGGTGTGGCCAAGATGACGACTTTGCGAAATGATTTGCGGAAATCTAACGCTGAGCTGAAGGTCGTAAAAAATACCCTTCTGCGCATTGCGTCCCGGGATACCTCCCTGGAGGCATTGCAGGATGATTTCAAAGGGCCATTGGCTTTGATCCTCGGTTATGGCGATCCCGTTGAGCCGAGCAAAATTCTGTCTGACTTTGCTAAAAAGAATGCGGAATTGGAGCTCAAGATCGGCATGCTGAGCGATAAGGTCATAACCGTTGAGCAACTGAGCGCGTTGGCGGAACTTCCCAGCAGGGAAATTCTGCTCGCAAAGCTGCTTTCCGTGATGGTGGGGGTACAGACGCAGTTGGTCAATGTACTCAGCGCCGTACCGCGGGGTCTTGTGCAAGTGCTGGATGGATATCGAGCTAAAAAAGAAGAGAGCAATTAA
- the rplL gene encoding 50S ribosomal protein L7/L12: MADQITKEDVVKFIEGMTVLELSELVKELEERFGVSAAAPVAVAAVAGAAGEAAAPAEEKTEFDAILTGFGDQKIQVIKVVRAITGLGLKEAKDLVEGAPKPIKEAVSKDEAADIKKKIEEVGGTVEVK, from the coding sequence ATGGCAGATCAGATCACTAAGGAAGATGTTGTAAAATTCATCGAGGGGATGACCGTTCTGGAATTGTCCGAGCTGGTCAAGGAATTGGAAGAGAGATTTGGTGTATCCGCCGCGGCCCCGGTGGCTGTTGCCGCTGTTGCAGGTGCTGCCGGTGAAGCGGCAGCGCCTGCTGAGGAAAAGACGGAATTTGATGCGATCCTGACCGGCTTCGGTGATCAGAAGATTCAGGTCATCAAGGTCGTCCGGGCCATTACGGGACTGGGCCTTAAGGAAGCGAAAGATCTGGTTGAAGGCGCTCCGAAACCCATCAAGGAAGCGGTATCCAAGGATGAAGCCGCTGACATCAAGAAGAAAATAGAAGAAGTCGGCGGAACCGTAGAAGTAAAATAA